In a genomic window of Wyeomyia smithii strain HCP4-BCI-WySm-NY-G18 chromosome 1, ASM2978416v1, whole genome shotgun sequence:
- the LOC129717648 gene encoding histidine-rich glycoprotein-like, giving the protein MSYYPDQHGNFPHGQQLPHNPHEGPISHTVFPPNMNPNYPHRPLQPGGVHLPGHLPPPHLLPPPGNHPHYPPGHHYPPGHYPPGHYPPEHYPPHYPIHEQAVAYGSSQPEKPK; this is encoded by the coding sequence ATGTCGTACTATCCGGATCAGCATGGTAACTTTCCGCACGGCCAGCAGCTGCCCCACAACCCACACGAGGGTCCCATCTCGCATACCGTTTTTCCGCCGAATATGAATCCCAACTATCCGCATCGACCGCTGCAGCCGGGAGGAGTGCATCTACCGGGGCACCTTCCACCGCCTCACTTGCTGCCACCGCCAGGGAATCATCCACACTATCCGCCAGGACATCACTACCCACCAGGGCACTATCCGCCGGGACACTATCCGCCAGAACACTATCCGCCCCACTATCCGATCCACGAGCAGGCAGTTGCATATGGCAGTTCCCAGCCGGAAAAACCGAAATGA